A portion of the Cololabis saira isolate AMF1-May2022 chromosome 17, fColSai1.1, whole genome shotgun sequence genome contains these proteins:
- the LOC133463421 gene encoding fibroblast growth factor-binding protein 2-like: MKQMSFPAKMRAVSCSVFLLLLCLLALTGAKRQPAQDKRGKSHQPAPSPQPAKRPRSRSVLSSGELTTKDGHRCTWQTSGEGLVTLLVNCSSGTEGDQERYWCRYAGKPDLCQAYGVKSSQYWKQLVGKLKKRGKACGEKFLKAKTCKKAPPEAHMKLAQQSGGEEKKGGKEGGKKKGVAAEKSADGEKVQKKKSKKEEEEEKKRMEDKTGFEEERLMNDMEPVQAYCSEGWHSVCSFFVKFFDG; this comes from the exons AAACAAATGTCCTTCCCAGCCAAGATGCGTGCCGTGTCGTGCagcgtcttcctcctcctcctctgcctccTCGCCCTCACCGGTGCCAAGCGCCAGCCTGCACAAGACAAACGTGGCAAATCCCATCAGCCTGCGCCGTCTCCCCAGCCAGCCAAGCGGCCCCGGAGCCGCTCGGTTCTCAGTTCGGGGGAGCTGACCACCAAGGACGGCCACCGCTGCACTTGGCAAACCTCTGGCGAGGGTCTGGTGACCCTGCTGGTGAACTGCAGCAGCGGAACTGAAGGAGATCAGGAGAG ATACTGGTGTCGTTACGCTGGGAAACCAGACCTCTGCCAGGCCTACGGGGTGAAGTCCAGCCAGTACTGGAAGCAGCTGGTGGGAAAGCTGAAGAAAAGGGGGAAGGCCTGCGGAGAGAAATTCCTAAAGGCCAAAACCTGTAAGAAGGCACCTCCCGAGGCCCACATGAAGCTAGCCCAGCAGAGCGGaggggaggagaagaagggaggcaaagagggagggaagaagaaaggagtAGCCGCTGAGAAGAGTGCAGATGGAGAGAAGGTACAGAAGAAAAAGAGtaagaaggaggaggaagaggagaagaagaggatgGAGGACAAGACTGGGTTTGAGGAGGAGAGATTAATGAACGACATGGAGCCGGTGCAGGCTTATTGCAGCGAGGGGTGGCACTCCGTCTGCTCCTTCTTTGTCAAGTTTTTTGATGGTTGA